The genomic window ttgagctagagaacacacagcctgtgagttttgagcttaattgtatggttacattcaaaccataatattttattcatgtgtattccgcccttcttttttattctaatGTTCTTTAccttgttttaatctatatgtccaattatagaatagaaatacataccaagagagtgattgaggccattatttgattttagctcacttatcccaaaatagcttatccttttacatcacccttgttagcccccttgagcctttaaatccctttttttctataaaccacattactagccttaagcagaaaaacaaaataaaaattccaagttgaatccttggttaccTTAAGATAGGAAGTATATATGGtttaaatgtgaaaaaaaaaaactattgggaacatggatgataaaaacaaaaggtagaaaaagttgaaaagaataaaataattcaaataaaaattttgggaagtatgctcatgtaaaatcaaattaattgaattaccatgtgcattaaaaaaaatttttatttattctttagTACttaaataaaggggacacaaaagaattccccaagtgtgaaataaagcaatgcacatgggataaaaataataaacattaaaacatgagcatgtaacatcaaaagtgggaaaatatggaaaataggtaaagaagctttgccttagaaagtatgtatgttaggtgagatcttagactaattaaggattcacttattagctcacttagccttatacatatatccttacctttaccttggccccattacaaccttaactaaagacctcatgatttttggtatgtctatattctataattgttgattggttagatgaagaacaaagttatagaaagtaaggataaaaagaagaatagagtgattaacccaataaacactgagtgactagagagtaaacacaaaatccagtgagggttcaatagctcattaacatatgtctctgcttaaattattaattgtcttgcaagtttataaaatgtttttctctcccatctcaattgtaaaggcactttatcaattATATAAGGtttgactatatatatatatatatgactccttgagaatgtggattagttcaactacatgcaagctttatatacatgtgaataaaaaaattagaattgcatgatgcatctaggtagttgcatttagattagattgcattgcatggcattccaccactttaacctaacattactcttggacttagcatgaggacatgttattgtttaagtgtggggaggttgataaacccatattttatgatatattttgtgcttagtttgagtgatttattcaatcattcacccacttattcatattaattgcatggttttacttttctttccttattatatgatgtatgtgaaaagcatgtttcctatgctttaaaattaattattttaattacctttatttccattcgatgtcgtgattagtgtgttgagtagtttcagatcttctaaggcaggaatgacttaaaggatggaaaggaaacatacaaaaatggaaggaaagcataaaacggagtttttgaagaaacgggcagccacgcgatcgcatggacaacgcggtcgcatgccaaacgcgaagaagcagcgacacgatcgcatgactgacacgaccacgcaccttaagcagaacacatatgacacggtcacatgactgacgcgaccgcgtgacaaggaaaactccgaatgacgcgaccgcatgacccacgcggacgtgtgacagaggctacgcaccagaaattgcagaaaatgctcccagcgaattctgaagccctttttggcccaaatctaagtctagaaggcatagaccagaggttatgaagtgggggaatacatccattcagagagagacgactttagttagttttaatgatttagatttagttttgagagggagattctctcctctcttttctctcttaggattaggatttaggatttctcttagttttaggagtgactctcgatcccaggttcaatgttcttttactttatatttatctcttactttcagatactttaatgcttatattagttatgttgcctatttggcttatgctacattcatgttacagattactcttttgaattaatgttatttgaggtatttcagtttaatattgctttctcttatttacattattgttattcacatctaaagacatttttattccagtagatttactttcctcccttttggtcttggttaagaaatcagtaattcaggagttatcaaactcaaacatgaatggtaattgttatctttgttaattgaattgaacttcaataatcccaatctttccttaggaaataaataggattcgaagatcaaaccaattaatcccttgaccttcctttatcttNNNNNNNNNNNNNNNNNNNNNNNNNNNNNNNNNNNNNNNNNNNNNNNNNNNNNNNNNNNNNNNNNNtgaacttcaataatcctaatcttttcttaggaaataaataggattcgaagatcaaatcaattaatcccttgaccttcctttatcttagtaaaggttaacaaagtggaattaagattcaattctcatcatcattgataagggtaactaggataggacctctaatttctcataccttgccaaaagtatttacagtcatttgtttattttacttgccatttaaattgcttgttcttcatttactttatttgctaattaaattattcactcctcattctcaaaaccccaatttacaatctccataaccaataataagaacatacttccctgcagttccttgagaagacgacccgaggtttgaatacttcggttatcaatttatttaggggtttgttacttgtgacaaccaaaacatttgtacgaagggatttctgttggtttagagactatatctacaacgcgactgtttttataaaattctttacgaccataaaatcctaacgtcagaaaccctttgatatgagccaCTTTGAGGAAGTATAATGTGGTTAATCattcggtgcaactgagcacgctcatgtcctagggctttgtgagtgggtgtaatgccatcaaTTAAGGAAACATATTCACAAATGTGAGCCAATGTATCATTATAAGAAATTCCAacaccttcatcccacttaactgaagtgtaagcacaaggcccaacatcagtatacttcaaaGCATCACTGATAGTTTCATTTTTTAAAACTATATCTCGGCCCTTTACATATGAGTGAGCAGTGTCTTCATGATAAGTCATGTTGGCATAAAATTTTTTGACCAATAAGGGATAAACAGGCTTTTTGATGTCAAAAAGATGATTCTAGTCCAGAAAAATCAAGTTATTAACAAAtggaaaaccttttcttttcaaagATGGCAAATTAGCGAGAAAAGATGGACACATGATACGATACTGGATAACCCCCTCATAAAAGTCATTATTAATGGTAGATTTGAATCTATAGGGGTTATAGTTCGAATGAGAGGTCAAAAAATGAGCTTTGTGATCAAAAGGTCCAATGTCTGGTTCTTTAACATTTTTGAGAGGGACTCGAGTTTTACCTCATTGAGAGCGCACAGGAACCGACCTGGATTTTGGTTGTGTTGGTTCGAAAACAGGTTCCTCAACCGCCGGACGTTTGCCTTTGGAGGAGTTAGGCTTTGAAGAACCAGGTTTTGAGGAGCCTGGCTTGGAAGGAGTCACCTTCGGTGGTGGCGTCGGCTTGGCAGAGGCAGGGAATCTAGGAGTGTTTTTGGTACGAGCCATGGGGTCACACcgaggaggagaggtaggaggagaaggagagggTGTGAAGGTTTGGTCTTGGGAGCGAGTTGATGGCTTGGAGGAACGCTTGAGGATTTTCTCACGAGGAGGCCTTTTAgcaatggttttcttcctcatttggtaaTATTTAGGCTTTTGAGGGAAGGGAAGCAGTAAAGAGAGTGGGAAGAAACTGAAGAGTTTGAGGAGAAGTTatagagggaagagagggagtgttggtaaccaTACCCAAAAGAAAGTTTCTCAAACCATACAACTGCATCACCACTgatttgacttgaaaagacatgacctcatgaaagaaagattttatttgatttttaaaataaaatgggaaattaattttaaattttgagaaaaaatCAAATTGAAAATCTCTTTGGATCAAAaacattaaatgaaaatcctttcaaaaaattttaaacacaCAGCCCATCAAAAAATAACAACCAAACAAATATTGTAACATTCATATATGGGCCCAGAGATGGTTGGATTTAAGAAAACACATAGGACCACTCTGAATCTGATTTATGAGGTTGGCCCAAATCATTTCTCACTTGCAACAAGCCCAAAACACGCTGATTAAGGGGAACGTTCTTCttctgcccagaattgtctcatacctgtttatgagacaaaaagctccaGTGAATACATCAGCAATTATCAAACAAAGAATAataactcaaaattcctagactggtcctaagcatgcagaatctgtcctcagctaatggttttgtaaaaatatctactaattgctcctctgatttaacaaattgaatgctaatatcccccttttggacatgttctcttattgagtgaaatttcacttcaatatgcttagtcctagagtgcaaaactggatttttagaaatattaatggcactcatattatcacacatcaagggaatattttcagcatttaatttgtaatcggcaagctgtgtttttaaccataaaagctgagaacaacaagaagaagcagcaatatactcagcctctgcagtggataaggCCACTGTTTTGCTTttttac from Arachis ipaensis cultivar K30076 chromosome B09, Araip1.1, whole genome shotgun sequence includes these protein-coding regions:
- the LOC107615456 gene encoding swi5-dependent recombination DNA repair protein 1 homolog translates to MRKKTIAKRPPREKILKRSSKPSTRSQDQTFTPSPSPPTSPPRCDPMARTKNTPRFPASAKPTPPPKVTPSKPGSSKPGSSKPNSSKGKRPAVEEPVFEPTQPKSRFKSTINNDFYEGVIQYRIMCPSFLANLPSLKRKVKWDEGVGISYNDTLAHICEYPKGPSRSERVVLDDEDDDFVPEESSSLSTEGTSISTGKKSTLLNVVKDVVQEFVSQSNHMIAMSKEQRKLASKHENFLKKSRDRVAVFMTFIDNLQKDEDPATDGEDEADSEGNGSDA